The genomic segment ACGAACGGAAACTTCGTGCGACACGCCACGATGATCGCCTGCGGAAACCCGTCATCGAACCGTTTGTCGATCACGTGCCGAAATGATTAGGCTATCGTGACCATCGTGGTGGCCTTGAATGCTGTTTCTTCCGAGCTGGGAAATCTGAATGCGACTGCTGCCTCTCCGAGATGTTCTTTGCGTTCTGGTGTTGAGCACTTGTTTCGGTGCGGCGAAGTTACACGCCGACGACTTGCGAGTTGGCGTGGCGACGGCAGATATTACGCCCGGATCGTCGTACCCGATGAGCGGTTACTACAGCGAGCGGTTGTCGACGGGCACGAAGGATCCGCTGCAAGTCAAAGCAATGGTCTTTCGGCAGGGGGATCAGTCGGCTGCGTTCGTGATCTGCGATCTGATCGCGATTGCCTCAGATCTGTCTCATGTCGTTCGTCAGCGCGTGGAGAAGCGTGTTGGGATCCCGGCCGATCATTTGATTCTTTCCGGGACGCACACTCATACGGGGCCTGACTACGGACGGGAACTGTTCTGCGTCATGACGGATCGGCCGTTGCCTGCCGCGAAAGAGCGGCCACCTTATGTTCCTCATCTGATTGATGCGATCGTGTCATCCGTCGTTCAGGCGTACGAGTCGGCCAAACCAGTGAAGCTCGCGGCGGGAACCACGCTGCAACAGACACCGGTGGCATTCCATCGTCGCTATCTGATGAAGAACGGCGATCTGCGAACTTGGATCGGGCTCAAAGATCCCAACGTGCTGCGAACAGCGGGACCTATCGATCCTGAAGTTGGCATGTTGCTGCTGCGTGATCCGGCCGGGGGCAAACCGCTGGCGATGCTCAGTTCGCATGCCCTGCATCTGGATACGGTCGGCGGGACCTTGTGGAGCGCAGACTATCCGTTCTTTATCGAGCGGACGCTGCAGGGGGCGCTGGGAGGGCAGTTCGTTTCGCTGTTTGGAAACGGTTGCTGCGGGAATATCAATCACATTAACCCGAATTCCACTGAACGGCCCGCCACCGATTTCATCGGCACGTCGTTGGGCAACACGATTGCCGCCGCGGTTCCTCAATTAACTGAACTTTCA from the Schlesneria paludicola DSM 18645 genome contains:
- a CDS encoding neutral/alkaline non-lysosomal ceramidase N-terminal domain-containing protein, which gives rise to MRLLPLRDVLCVLVLSTCFGAAKLHADDLRVGVATADITPGSSYPMSGYYSERLSTGTKDPLQVKAMVFRQGDQSAAFVICDLIAIASDLSHVVRQRVEKRVGIPADHLILSGTHTHTGPDYGRELFCVMTDRPLPAAKERPPYVPHLIDAIVSSVVQAYESAKPVKLAAGTTLQQTPVAFHRRYLMKNGDLRTWIGLKDPNVLRTAGPIDPEVGMLLLRDPAGGKPLAMLSSHALHLDTVGGTLWSADYPFFIERTLQGALGGQFVSLFGNGCCGNINHINPNSTERPATDFIGTSLGNTIAAAVPQLTELSAPQLQVRREVVRLPLQKSTPEQLEKSKKLLREIQGGKQADFYEHVDAYKRVVLEQLRSNPNVEETMSLIGWGLSSTKAGSGESLPVDVQVITLGRDVAIVALPGEVFVEFGLSIKNASPFKTTLVVELSNNVETIYLPTRNSYVPTRDSFTGGGYEVVNSTTAPGAGELLVEAAVRLLVDCAHQFKEEPAKAK